One segment of Catenulispora sp. GP43 DNA contains the following:
- a CDS encoding PP2C family protein-serine/threonine phosphatase — protein sequence MHGQVSRSEASGPGRPRAPKDDDARIVERLQRSLLPSVLEVKGLVTAAEYIPAARHHNVGGDWYDVFEPVPGTVTWVIGDVAGHGFGEAVVMAQLRNALRAYALDTDDPAEILRRLDRFVTAYLPNDTTATACVLVLDRATGRLRYSRAGHPPPLLLAERRGSYAAHWLDQGQGLPLGVRETEFRPVAELALIPADMLVLYTDGLVEKPGDDIEDGMERLRMAAQLVCAETPETVCRQLMRLPGEAYAGDDRALLVSRIS from the coding sequence GTGCACGGGCAGGTATCGAGGTCGGAGGCCTCCGGCCCCGGGCGTCCCCGCGCCCCGAAGGACGACGACGCGCGGATCGTCGAACGGCTCCAGCGCTCCCTGCTCCCGTCGGTCCTGGAGGTCAAGGGCCTGGTCACCGCCGCGGAGTACATCCCGGCGGCGCGCCACCACAACGTCGGCGGCGACTGGTACGACGTCTTCGAGCCGGTCCCGGGCACCGTCACCTGGGTGATCGGCGACGTGGCCGGGCACGGCTTCGGCGAGGCGGTGGTGATGGCCCAGCTCCGCAACGCCCTGCGCGCCTACGCCCTGGACACCGACGACCCGGCGGAGATCCTGCGCCGCCTGGACCGTTTCGTCACCGCCTACCTCCCCAACGACACCACCGCGACCGCCTGCGTGCTGGTCCTGGACCGCGCCACCGGACGCCTGCGCTACAGCCGCGCCGGCCACCCGCCGCCGCTGCTGCTGGCCGAACGCCGGGGCTCCTACGCCGCGCACTGGCTGGACCAGGGCCAAGGGCTGCCGCTGGGCGTGCGCGAGACCGAGTTCCGGCCGGTCGCCGAGCTCGCCCTGATCCCGGCGGACATGCTGGTGCTGTACACCGACGGCCTGGTCGAGAAGCCCGGCGACGACATCGAGGACGGCATGGAGCGGCTGCGGATGGCGGCCCAACTGGTCTGCGCGGAGACGCCGGAGACGGTGTGCCGGCAGCTCATGCGGCTGCCCGGCGAGGCGTACGCGGGGGACGACAGGGCCCTGCTGGTCAGCCGCATAAGCTGA
- a CDS encoding DUF58 domain-containing protein yields the protein MAFGAWWCVPLAAVPLLMLTAHGGSHPKRVRAEVDVPERRLFEGDVLTATIRLAADGAAGWTRQEYLPPRSRDDHDFGGAPAPSGVRLESLELTRGVITVKLLIPRWGRWSLGAVAIDVHDTAGLRLTSLHADLGEVEAFPVPAPDDTTLAPVRFPDRFGEHSARTPGEGVEFIQVRPYVFGDRQRRINWSATTRRRELQVNTFEAERAAEAVVVVDALSDLPQPPAPDDPRPRSTLDTAVRGAAGLAQAYLSAHDRIGLVTLSGRVQWLTPGSGSAHLYRIAQTVMDLRKDFTYETGGLSRLPTRVLPRGALVYIFSPLLDPGVVEAISELTDRGHPLVVIDVLAHEPAVGGGGASAKPDHLDALALRLWRLDRQAVRFVLGELGVPVVSWDGLGPLDLALAPLRQAPLAGRSR from the coding sequence GTGGCGTTCGGCGCGTGGTGGTGCGTACCGCTGGCGGCGGTACCGCTGCTGATGCTCACCGCGCACGGCGGCTCGCACCCCAAGCGGGTCCGCGCCGAGGTCGACGTCCCCGAGCGCCGCTTGTTCGAGGGCGACGTCCTGACCGCGACCATCCGCCTGGCCGCCGACGGCGCCGCGGGCTGGACCCGCCAGGAGTACCTGCCCCCGCGCTCCCGCGACGACCACGACTTCGGCGGCGCCCCGGCGCCCTCGGGGGTGCGCCTGGAGTCGCTGGAGCTGACCCGCGGGGTGATCACCGTGAAGCTGCTGATCCCGCGCTGGGGCCGGTGGTCGCTCGGCGCGGTCGCGATCGACGTCCACGACACCGCGGGCCTGCGCCTCACCTCGCTGCACGCCGACCTCGGCGAGGTCGAGGCCTTCCCGGTGCCGGCCCCGGACGACACCACGCTGGCCCCGGTGCGCTTCCCGGACCGCTTCGGCGAGCACTCGGCGCGCACCCCGGGCGAGGGCGTGGAGTTCATCCAGGTGCGGCCGTACGTGTTCGGCGACCGCCAGCGCCGGATCAACTGGTCGGCCACCACCCGGCGCCGCGAGCTGCAGGTCAACACCTTCGAGGCGGAGCGCGCCGCGGAGGCGGTGGTGGTCGTGGACGCGCTGTCCGACCTGCCGCAGCCCCCGGCCCCGGACGACCCGCGCCCGCGCTCGACCCTGGACACCGCGGTGCGCGGCGCCGCCGGCCTGGCCCAGGCCTACCTGTCCGCGCACGACCGGATCGGCCTGGTCACCCTGTCCGGCCGGGTGCAGTGGCTGACACCGGGCTCCGGCAGCGCGCACCTGTACCGGATCGCGCAGACCGTCATGGACCTGCGCAAGGACTTCACCTACGAGACCGGCGGCCTGAGCCGGCTCCCCACCCGGGTGCTGCCGCGCGGCGCCCTGGTCTACATCTTCAGTCCCCTGCTGGACCCCGGCGTGGTCGAGGCGATCAGCGAGCTCACCGACCGCGGCCACCCGCTGGTGGTCATCGACGTGCTGGCGCACGAACCGGCGGTAGGAGGCGGCGGCGCCAGTGCCAAGCCGGACCACCTGGACGCGCTGGCGCTGCGGCTGTGGCGGCTGGACCGGCAGGCGGTGCGGTTCGTGCTCGGCGAGCTGGGCGTCCCGGTGGTGTCCTGGGACGGCCTGGGCCCGCTGGATCTGGCGCTGGCCCCGCTGCGGCAGGCGCCGCTGGCCGGGAGGTCGCGATGA
- a CDS encoding SURF1 family protein: MKYRFLLRPSWLAAITALIVLTVAFVGLGMWQWSRAHRTHKLSPQAAAAYVTPAPLAQLLTDGSPATGDSIGHAVTATGVFDGGHQLLVPDRRFPDGRIGYIVIAPLKLADGTVVVVSRGWTAQPVTPPPAPAGRVTVTGWLSAEEPADGAPPDASDAAAKDPAHLIASVDVATLVNTWPYSNLDQAYINQTGVAPAADPGAGQLTAIPAPAPPNSSSWYILNVGYTLQWWLFGVVGLWWFVTYVRRLANPVEEEEDEESEEAEELSPPEQAPATTP; encoded by the coding sequence ATGAAGTACCGCTTCCTGTTGCGCCCCTCCTGGCTCGCGGCGATCACGGCCCTGATCGTGCTCACCGTGGCCTTCGTCGGCCTGGGGATGTGGCAGTGGTCGCGCGCGCACCGCACGCACAAGCTGAGCCCGCAGGCGGCGGCCGCGTATGTGACGCCCGCGCCGCTGGCGCAGCTGCTCACGGACGGGTCCCCGGCGACCGGGGACTCCATCGGCCACGCCGTCACCGCCACCGGGGTCTTCGACGGCGGCCACCAGCTGCTGGTGCCCGACCGCCGCTTCCCGGACGGCCGCATCGGCTACATCGTGATCGCCCCGCTGAAGCTGGCCGACGGCACGGTGGTGGTGGTCAGCCGGGGTTGGACCGCGCAGCCGGTCACGCCGCCGCCGGCCCCGGCCGGCCGGGTCACCGTCACCGGCTGGCTGTCCGCCGAGGAGCCGGCCGACGGCGCCCCGCCGGACGCCTCCGACGCCGCGGCCAAGGACCCGGCGCACCTGATCGCCTCGGTGGACGTGGCCACGCTGGTGAACACCTGGCCGTACAGCAACCTGGACCAGGCCTACATCAACCAGACCGGGGTCGCCCCGGCCGCCGACCCGGGGGCGGGGCAGCTCACCGCGATCCCGGCGCCGGCCCCGCCGAACAGCTCGTCGTGGTACATCCTCAACGTCGGCTACACGTTGCAGTGGTGGTTGTTCGGCGTTGTGGGCCTGTGGTGGTTCGTGACCTACGTTCGCCGTCTGGCGAATCCGGTCGAGGAAGAAGAGGACGAGGAATCCGAAGAGGCCGAGGAGCTCAGTCCGCCTGAGCAGGCGCCGGCGACGACTCCGTAA
- a CDS encoding SRPBCC family protein has translation MYATRPVDLDFLNTAPLRMSFANTLRATPQAVFDAIAHDVAALPRWYGAVAAAEYGGAAPFGVGTKRRVKLVGGVAFHEEVLAWDTPHRYAYRIERTTVPGIRAMAEQWSVLTTPAGTRLVWTMAIDAAVPTVVAVRASAPGIALATRRAMGRLDRMLAG, from the coding sequence ATGTACGCGACCCGACCGGTAGACCTCGATTTCCTGAACACCGCCCCGCTGCGCATGTCCTTCGCCAACACCCTGCGCGCGACACCCCAAGCAGTCTTCGACGCCATAGCGCACGACGTGGCGGCCCTGCCCCGCTGGTACGGCGCGGTCGCGGCAGCGGAGTACGGCGGCGCGGCGCCCTTCGGCGTGGGCACGAAGCGCCGGGTGAAACTGGTCGGCGGCGTGGCGTTCCACGAGGAGGTCCTCGCCTGGGACACCCCGCACCGGTACGCGTACCGCATCGAGCGCACCACCGTCCCCGGCATCCGCGCCATGGCCGAGCAGTGGTCGGTGCTCACGACCCCGGCCGGCACCCGCCTGGTGTGGACGATGGCGATCGACGCGGCGGTGCCGACGGTCGTGGCCGTGCGCGCCTCGGCGCCGGGGATCGCGCTGGCCACGCGGCGGGCCATGGGGCGGCTGGACCGGATGCTGGCGGGTTAG
- a CDS encoding DUF3817 domain-containing protein, protein MTTLTSGAIKRYRVMALFTGTMLLLLTFVVIPLQLWAHNKTLEKPVAMIHGYGYMLYLIVALDLCLRARYKPIRTILILLVGVVPFLAFYYERIVVRDTQRLLAESQERAAKKKAKAASKATRTKTAVTVGAQGGDVTESSPAPAQAD, encoded by the coding sequence ATGACTACGCTGACCTCCGGTGCCATCAAGCGTTACCGCGTGATGGCACTGTTCACCGGCACCATGCTGCTGCTGCTCACCTTCGTGGTCATCCCGCTGCAGCTGTGGGCGCACAACAAGACGCTGGAGAAGCCGGTCGCGATGATCCACGGCTACGGCTACATGCTGTACCTGATCGTGGCGCTCGACCTGTGCCTGCGGGCCCGGTACAAGCCGATCCGCACCATCCTGATCCTGCTGGTCGGCGTGGTGCCGTTCCTGGCGTTCTACTACGAGCGGATCGTGGTGCGCGACACACAGCGGCTGCTGGCCGAGTCTCAGGAGCGGGCGGCGAAGAAGAAGGCCAAGGCCGCTTCGAAGGCAACCCGGACCAAGACCGCCGTCACCGTCGGTGCGCAGGGCGGAGACGTTACGGAGTCGTCGCCGGCGCCTGCTCAGGCGGACTGA
- a CDS encoding YcnI family protein — protein sequence MSTKLTSGTRRTAVLLAAAAVSLVAAASVAEAHVTVNPDTEPQGGYTKVSFRVPNEEANASTTSLEVDIPVDHPIASVSVRPVPGWTATTTTSQLTTPIKTDDGQVTSAVSKIVWTGGKIDPGQFQEFDVSLGPLPKDTDQIVFKALQTYSDGTVVRWIDLRQPGQPEPDHPAPVLHLTPAAAATGSTGSTTGGTSTAPTGAPTTAPSVSLAADGNAKAGSGSSSSSDTSARTLGIAGLIVGALGFGTAIVALRRKDTPAS from the coding sequence ATGTCCACGAAGCTCACCTCCGGCACGCGCCGGACCGCTGTCCTGCTCGCCGCCGCCGCCGTGTCGCTGGTCGCGGCGGCCTCGGTCGCCGAGGCGCACGTCACCGTGAACCCCGACACCGAGCCGCAGGGCGGCTACACCAAGGTCTCCTTCCGGGTGCCGAACGAGGAGGCGAACGCCTCGACCACCAGCCTGGAGGTCGACATCCCGGTGGACCATCCGATCGCCTCGGTCTCGGTGCGGCCGGTCCCCGGCTGGACCGCGACCACGACCACCAGCCAGCTGACGACGCCGATCAAGACCGACGACGGCCAGGTCACCTCGGCGGTCAGCAAGATCGTCTGGACCGGCGGCAAGATCGACCCCGGACAGTTCCAGGAGTTCGACGTCTCGCTCGGGCCGCTGCCGAAGGACACCGACCAGATCGTCTTCAAGGCCCTGCAGACGTACTCCGACGGCACCGTCGTCCGCTGGATCGACCTGCGGCAGCCCGGCCAGCCCGAGCCCGACCACCCGGCGCCGGTACTGCACCTGACGCCGGCCGCCGCCGCCACCGGCTCCACCGGCTCCACGACCGGCGGCACGAGCACCGCGCCGACCGGTGCCCCGACCACCGCCCCGTCGGTCAGCCTCGCGGCCGACGGCAACGCCAAGGCCGGGTCCGGCAGTTCCAGCTCCAGCGACACCAGCGCCCGCACCCTGGGCATCGCCGGCCTCATCGTCGGCGCAC
- a CDS encoding AAA family ATPase: MSDQLTPEQTCRKALAVLDEVEKAVVGKRAALELVLLGVLAGGHVLIEDLPGLGKTLMARSFATALGLDFTRIQFTPDLLPSDVTGAPFYDQRGGDMVFRPGPVFTQLLLADEINRTPPKTQAALLEAMAEGQVSVDGKSHLLDPAFVVLATDNPIEYEGTYALPEAQLDRFLLRVRMGYLLPADEAAMLLRRLDRKAERVELARIVDADELLAMRAALETVEVAADVVDYVVALVNATRAATQVQVGASPRGGLALVQLARARAVLSGRDYVIPEDVKAVAVPALAHRISLRPELWVRRVSADEVVASLLAATPTPRTLPRQQDAAGAGAAGPNQAQPPAQKPAGATR; encoded by the coding sequence ATGTCGGACCAGCTGACCCCCGAGCAGACCTGCCGCAAGGCGCTCGCCGTGCTGGACGAGGTGGAGAAGGCCGTCGTCGGCAAGCGCGCGGCCCTGGAGCTGGTCCTGCTCGGCGTGCTGGCCGGCGGCCACGTGCTGATCGAGGACCTGCCCGGGCTCGGCAAGACCCTGATGGCCCGGTCCTTCGCCACGGCCCTGGGGCTGGACTTCACCCGCATCCAGTTCACCCCGGACCTGCTGCCCTCCGACGTCACCGGCGCGCCGTTCTACGACCAGCGCGGCGGCGACATGGTGTTCCGGCCCGGCCCGGTGTTCACCCAGCTGCTGCTGGCCGACGAGATCAACCGCACGCCCCCGAAGACCCAGGCCGCGCTGCTGGAGGCGATGGCCGAGGGCCAGGTCTCGGTGGACGGCAAGTCGCACCTGCTGGACCCGGCCTTCGTGGTGCTGGCCACCGACAACCCGATCGAGTACGAGGGCACCTACGCGCTGCCGGAGGCCCAGCTCGACCGGTTCCTGCTGCGGGTCCGGATGGGTTACCTGCTGCCGGCCGACGAGGCCGCGATGCTGCTGCGCCGGCTGGACCGCAAGGCCGAGCGGGTGGAGCTGGCGCGGATCGTGGACGCCGACGAGCTGCTGGCGATGCGCGCCGCGCTGGAGACGGTGGAGGTAGCCGCCGACGTCGTGGACTACGTGGTGGCGCTGGTGAACGCCACCCGCGCGGCCACCCAGGTGCAGGTCGGGGCCAGCCCGCGCGGCGGCCTGGCGCTGGTCCAGCTGGCCCGGGCCCGGGCGGTGCTGTCCGGGCGCGACTACGTGATCCCCGAGGACGTCAAGGCGGTCGCCGTCCCGGCACTGGCGCACCGGATCAGCCTGCGGCCGGAGCTGTGGGTGCGGCGGGTGTCGGCAGACGAGGTGGTGGCCTCGCTGCTGGCCGCGACGCCTACGCCGCGGACGCTGCCGCGCCAGCAGGACGCGGCCGGCGCCGGGGCTGCCGGGCCGAACCAGGCGCAGCCGCCGGCACAGAAGCCGGCCGGCGCCACCCGATGA